The nucleotide sequence GGTAGTCCAGTTGCGGACGGTCCACCACGATGAAGGGAATGTCCAGTGCGGCCGCAGCAGCGGCCTTGGCGCTGTAGCCACCGGCGTCACCCGATTGCTTGCTGATGACGCAGTCAATCTGCCAGTCGCGCCACAGGGTTTCATTGGCGGCCTGCGAAAACGGGCCTTGCATGGCGCACAGCCGCGCGCGCGGAATGCCCAGGTCGATGGCGCGTTGCAGGTGTTGCGGGTCCGGTGCCAGCCGCACAAACCATTGCTTGTCGGCCGCGCCCTCGGCCTGCACGAAGCTGGCCAGCTCCTTGCTGCCGGTGGCCAGGAAAATGCGCTGGCCGTGCTGCATCGCCAGTGCGGCGGCGTCCGCCATGCTGGCGCAGTGGATGGCCGGGTGCTGGTCCGGAGCGCTCGGGCGCTCGTAGCGCAGATAGGGCAGGGCCAGTTCCTGCGCCAGCGCCATCAGCTGTTGTGACATCTCGGTGGCGTAAGGATGAGTGGCATCGACGATGCAGCGTGCCTGGCTTTGTTGCAGCAGCTCACGGCGGCGCTCCACACCCAGCCGCCCGCTGATGCTGGTGAGGCCGGGGCTGCTGGCTTCCACCAGTTCCGCACCGTAGTCGCTGGCCGTGCTGACAATCACCGGCTGGCCGTTTGCCGCCAGCTGGCGGGCCAGCGCATTGCCGTCGCTGGTGCCGGCAAATACCCAGGCCGCTGCGCTGGGCAGCGTGTCGGCCTTGACGGTGTCGGCCGTGTTCTGCCAGTTGAAATAGCCGCGCGGGGTAAACATCCAGTTGCGTTTGCGCCGGGTGAAGCGATTGCCGATCACCAGCGAGGTCAGCATGTTGAACTGGCGGGTGCGCAGCTCGGCCAGGGTGACGATTTCCACCGTCTGGCCTTCGCGGTAGGCATTGTGCACGATGCCGCACAGCGTTTCCGGCCGCTTGTGTTCCAGCATGATGTCCAGAATGCGGTACACGCCTTCCTGACGCTGCTTGCTTTGCACGTTGTAAAACACCACGGCCAGATCGGCCTGGGCAATATGGCGGGCGCGGCTTTCGATCCACTCCCACGGGCACAACAGGTCGGACAGGCTGAGTGTGGCAAAGTCGTGCGACAGCGGCGCGCCCAGCAGCGAGGCGCAGGCATTGGCCGAGGTGATGCCGGGAATCAGCTGCACATCGAAGGTATCATCCTCGCGCATGTCTTCGTAGGCCAGCGTGGCCATGGCGTAGATGCCGATGTCGCCGCTGGAAATCAGCGCAACGGTTTTGCCGGCACGGGCTTCGGCCAGCGCCAGCTGGGCGCGGTCGCGCTCCTGGGTCAGCGGCAGGGTACGGATGTCCTTGCCGGCAATCCACGGCTGGATCCATGTAAGGTAGAGGTCGTAGGCGACGATGACATCGCTGGCGGCCAGCGCCTGCTCCACCATTGGCGGGATCAGTTCGCGGCTGCCGGGGCCGACGGAGACAAGATAGAGTTTGCCGGTCATTGCTTCATGCTTTCTGCTGCGAGCAGGCGGGGCCTGCCATGTGTTTGTCTGGGCAATGCGTGGTGCGCATTGCGGATGTAAATCCTGCATTTGTTACGTAGCGGTGCTGGACTGTGGTCCTACGTCGCCGGGTTTTACTGCGCGGTTTTCCTTCCAGTTACTCACGCAAAAAACAAATCAACTTCGCGGGTTTCGCCCCGCCGTCGAGGTACTTTGCTTTTGCTTCGCCAAAAGAAAGTACCCAAAGAAAAGGCGACCCGCAGCGCGTCGAATTCCCGCCCCAGTCATCCTGCCCAAGGCGCGGCTGAACTCGCACCGTGCTACCGTCACGGTGCTCAAACATGCAGCCGCTTAAAACCTTGGGCAGCATGTCTGCGTCGGCTCGCGCTGACGGGACTGGGGCTGCGTCGAATTTGTTGTTTCAACGAACCAACGATTGCGACGATACCTGGCACATCCTAATTTTTACTGCTGTCTTGGCCTCGTCTGGAGACTGGGTCACCAACGATGCTGTTTGTTTTTCATAAATCAACCACCGTACCAACGCCCCCATGGGCCCCATCAAGCATGCCGGCGGGTGGCCGGGGCGAGGTCTTAAGCGCCTGCCCTGTCTGAGCGATTTGACGTTAGCAAATCGCGAGTTCAGGCGCGCCTCGTACCGGTCGGGCCCTGTCGGGCAGCCGCAGGCCATGCTTGTGGGGTGGCCTGGGAGGTGAAGGAGGGATTGGCCAGGCAATCCCTCCTTCCCGTCCGCCGCGCGGAAGCGGCAGGTAAATCATCATCCGCGTAGCGGATTTCTAACCAGCACCTTCCAACGAAAAACCAACAGCAAAATCAACTTCGCGGGTCTCGCCCCGCCGTCGAGGTACTTTCTTTTGCTTCGCCACTTCGCCAACAGCAAGGACCCAAAGAAAAGGCGACCCGCAGCGCGTCGAATTCCCGCCCCAGCCGCACCGCCCAGGGCGCGGCCGGAACTTGCGGCGCGCTATCGTCGTGCCGCTGCGGACAGCCGACCGCTTAAGACCCTGGGCGGCACGTCTGCGTCGGCTCGCGCTGACGGTACCGGGGCCGCGTCGGGTTTGTTTTAGCGGCATATTTATTCGGATGCAGACACAAACCCATCCTCCACCACCGCCACCGTCACCCCCTCACGTGCCATCTTCGGCACTAACAGCCGCCCGCGCGGGCTGGCGATCAGTGCGCACGGCTCGCATACGCCGTCCACGCCCACGTTTTGTTGCACCCAGGCGGAGGGCTGGCCGGTCCAGCCGCGGGCAGCCACGTCGGCACGGGCAATCACCCGCAAGGGCAGCGCGTGGCGGGCGCAGAATTCCAGCAGGCCGGCTTCATCGGCCTTCAAGTCGATGGTGGCCACCTCGCGTACCTCGGTCAGGCTGCGTCCGGCCAGCGCTTGCAGCACGGCCAGTTCGATGGCCTCGGCGCTTTTGCCACGGCGGCAGCCTATGCCCAGCGTCAGCGGCTTGAGTGCTTCCGTCGCCGTGGTGATGGCCGGAGTGGCAGCGGTCAGGCGGGCAATCTGGTAGGCCAGCGCATTGGCACCGCCTTCGTGGCCGGACAGCAGCGGAATGGCAAAGCGCGCGGCTTCGTCCAGCACGACGACTGCGGGGTCGGTGAGTTTGCTTTGTGGCAGGCCATCCAGATAGCGCACGGCAATGCCGCTGGCCATCAGCAACACCCATTGGCGGTGCTGATGGAAGGCGGCGGCAAACTGCTGGCGCGCATTGTCATCTGGCCGCTGCCAGGGCTGGTAGACGGTGGCGTCCAGTGCGGCGGCCAGTTGCCGCGCCAGCGGCAGCGCCGATTCGCGCACCGTCCAGATGGCGGTGTGGCTCACGACGCTTGCTGCTCCGGGTCCTGTTCCGGTTCTGCAGCCAGCTCCGGCTTGCGCTTGCTGGGGCGCGGGGTTTTGCGGTCGCTGCCATCGCGGAAGATATGGGTGAAGCCGGCGGCGTACAGGCTGGATTCCACCCCGCCTTCGCGCGACAGCGCCGCGCCCACCAGCAGCAGGGTGGTGAGCAGCCAGTCTTTCTGTTTCACCTCTTCCAGCAGCTTGCCCAGCGTGCTGCGGTGGATGGACTGGTCCGGCCAGCTGGCGCGGCGCACCAGTGCCACCGGGGTGTCCGGCGGGTAGTGCAGCAATAGGTCGGCCACGGTGTATTTCAGCCGCTGGCCGGACAGGAAGATGCACATGGTGGCGCGGTGTTCGGCAAAGCGGGCGATGGATTCCAGCTCCGGCACCGCGCTGGCGCGGCCAGACACCCGGGTGAGGATGATGGATTGCGAGATGGCCGGGCGGGTCAGTTCGCTGCCCAGTGCGGCGGCGGCGGCGGTGAAAGACGACACGCCGGGGACGATTTCGTAGGCAATGCCCAGCGCTTCCAGCCGGCGCATCTGCTCGGCAGTGGCACCGTAGATGGCCGGGTCGCCGGAGTGCAGCCGCGCCACGTCGATATTGGCGGCCTGGGCGCGGCGGTAGCAGTCCTCCTGCTGGTCCAGCGACAGTTCGGCGGTGTCCAGAATCTCCGCCTCCGCGCTGCAGTGTTGCAGCATGTCGGTGGGCACCAGCGAACCGGCATATAGCACCATGCCGCAGCTGCCCAACAGGCGCGCGCCGCGCAGGGTGATCAGGTCGGCGGCACCGGGGCCGGCACCAATGAAATAGACTTTCATGAATGACGTTTCTCTCTCGCCTGGCGGCGGATCAGCATGGTGGCCAGATAACCGCTGGCCGAGGCGTCCAGCTGGCTGACATCCGGACAGAGGATTTCATCGGACAGGCCGATGCGGCGGGCAAAGGCGCAATGCTGGGCAATGCCCAGACTAGCCAGCAGCGCCAGCACATCCGGCAGGCGCTTGCCAATTTTCATCAGCACCACGATGTCGTGGCTGGCGATGTCCGCTGCCAGCTCCGCCATGTCGTCCGGGCAGGGCAGGATCAGCATGCGCTCCTTGCCTTCGCCCAGCGGCCAGGACAGTGCCGATGCGGTGGCGGCAAAGCTGGTGACGCCGGGAAAGGTGGTATGCACCAGGCTGGGCAGGCGTTCGCGCAGCGCTGCCAGCAGATAGCCGTAGGTGGAGTAGGTCATGCTGTCGCCGATGGTGAGGTAGGCGACGCTGTGGCCTTGCTCCAGTTCGGCGGCCACGCTGGCGGCCAGTGCGGCATAGTGGTCGGCCAGCAGGCTGCGGTCCGGGTCCATGATGAATTCCACGTCACGGAATTTGCTGCTGTCGATGGGCAGGCCGGCCAGACATTGCTGTGCCACCGATTGCTCGCTGCCACGCGCGCGCGGCAGGTAGATGATGTCGGCCTGCTGCAATGCCTGCAGCGCAGCCACCGGTATCAGCCCGGCCTGGCCCGGGCCTACGCCCACGCCAATGAAATGCCCCAGTTCACTCATGTGTGTCTCCGGCGGCCTCGCCCAGCGGCGTGCCGTCCATGCTGAACAGCCGTACTGCCACGCGGCGGGCGCTGGGCAGACGGCTGTGCATGCGGGTGGATACCCGCTGTTCTATCTCCATCCAGAAGGCCTTTGCCTGCGGATGGCCTTGCAATATCTGCACGATGTTTTCCACCGTATTGGCCTGGCGGATGGCCTGTGCCAGCGCCGCGCTCAGGCCCAGTTCCTGCGCCAGTTGCGCCACATCGCCCATGGCCATGGCGCTTTTGCCGGAATGGGTGTCCCATACCGTGGGGTCGAGCAGCTTGGCCAGCTTGCCGGGGTGGCCCAGCACCCACAGCGTGTCCAGCACCCGGCCCTGTTCCTGCAGGATGGCCTCGGCCTGCTCCAGCGAGCTGCCGACGAAGTTGGCAATCTGCACCACCTGTTTTTTGGGCAGGCCGAGTACGTCGGCGGCGTAGCCACGGCCTATCTTGCCGGGAGTGAAGGCGATGGCAGCAGGCAAGTCGCCCAGCGCCACGCGGATATACACCTCGATGGAGGCCATCCACGCCGCTAGCGACATCGGCTCGACAATGCCGCTGGTGCCCAGAATGGAAATGCCGCCGACGATGCCCAGCATGGGGTTGAAGGTGCGCTTGGCAATGCGCCCGCCCTCCACGCAGCCGATGGCCAGGTCAAAACCGGGGTCGGCACGGCCAGCCAGCACCTCGGCCACCGCCCACTGCATCATCTGCCGGGGTACCGGGTTGATGGCCGGTTCGCCCGGCGGAATGCGCAGGCCGGGCAGGGTGACCATGCCCACGCCTTCTGCGGCGATAAAGCGCAGCTGGCCGCTGCCATTGCGCCGCACCTCGGCAAAGATGGTGGCACCGTGGGTGTTGTCCGGGTCGTCGCCACCGTCTTTCAGCACTTCGGCGCGGGCGGTGTCCTGGTCTAGCAGATCCACCGCCTGGATGGGTACGGTGAGGTAGTAGTCCGGGTCGGGCAGGCTGATGTCCACTTCACTGGCGCGCACCCCGTCCAGCAGGCAGGCCAGCGCGGCCTTGACCGCGGCGGTGGCACAGCTGCCGGTGGTGCGACCCCGGCGCAGGCCATTGGGGGCCGGCACCGTCAAGTCGTAGGGAACGCGCCGTTCGTGGCTCATCAGTCTTGTGCTGCCTGTTGCTGTTGATGCACATGGCCGATGGCGTCAATCATCAGTGCATTGACAATGGTGGCCGCCCACGGCGAGCCGCCACGGGTGCCACTATTGGTGATGCGCGGCACTTGCAACAGGCCGCGCAGCGCGTCCTTGCATTCGCGGGTGCCGACAAAACCCACCGGCAGGCCCACCACCAGTTGCGGCCGCCAGCCGTGTTCGCGTACCAGCCGCACCAGTTCCATGATGGCAGTGGGTGCGTCGCCAATGGCGACGATCACCTCGTTGCCAAACTTTTCCCAGGCGCGGCGGATGCCGGCGGCGGAACGGGTGAGGCCGTGCGCCTCGGCCAACAGATAGGTTTCCTTGTCGTGTACGCCGCACCAGGTTTCCACTTCCAGCTGTTGCAGTACCGCACGCTTGAGGCCGGTTTCCACCATGGTGACGTCGGTGACGATACGGCGGCAGCGCAGCAGGGCGCGCATGCCGATATCCGCCGCGCCGGGCGAAAACACCAGCTCGTCCACGCTGCTGAAGTCGCCGGTGGTGTGCACCAGCCGGTGCAGCGCGGTGTGCTGCTCGGCCGGGAAGACCGACCAGTCACGCCCCTCGCGGATGATGCGCATGCTTTCCGCCTCGATGGGGTGCGGCACATAGGGCGGCCAGCTGGGCGCAGCCGGTGCTACCGCCGGCTGGGCCAACAGGCCGCGCACCTTGCCGTGGTGGCCTTGCTGCGGCGTACCCACTTGTTGCTCGAAGCCGATGATCTGCACCCGGTATTTGCATAGCGAGCAGTTCATGCTGGCCCGGCCTTCCACGCCTTCCTGTGCCCGCTCCAGAAACACCTCGGCCACATGTTCGTGCACGCCCAGATACGGCGCAGCCAGCACTTCGATATCCGGGCAGCGCGCGGCCAGATCGTCCACTGCGCCGTAAATGCGCTTGACCAGTACGCCATCAAACAGGAAATAGGGCAGCACCACGATGCGCTGGAAGCCCAGCAGGCTGGCTGCTTTCAGGCCATCGGCCACCAGCGGGCGGGCGGTGCCGGAATAGCAGACAAAGGACGCGCCAAAGCCCATGCCCTCTTCCAGCATGCGGGTGAGCTTGGCGATTTCCGAGTTGGCGTCCGGGTCGGTGGTGCCACGGCCCACCACCACCAGGCAGCTGTCGCCGCGCGCCACGGTATGCGGCGAGCGCGCTTCGGCCTCGATGATGCGCAGGCGGCACAGCTCCAGCAGGCGCGGGTGCAGGTCCATCGCCGCGCCAAAATGGAAGGCGGTGTCCGGGTGCTCCTGCTGCAAGGCCAGCAGCTCGCTGGGCATGTCGTTCTTGGCATGGGTGGCGGCCAGCAGCACGCCGGGGGTCATCACCACGGTGTTGGCACCATCGGCAATGGCCGCAGCCACCGCCTGATCGATGGTGGGCGTGGCGAATTCCAGAAAGCCGTGGTAGATGCTGCGCTGCGGTGCACGCTCACGCATGATGTCCACCAGCGCCATGAATTCGGCAATGCCGGCCGGATCGCGGCTGCCATGCCCGGCCAGCACGATGCTGTAATCCTGCGTGCTCATGCAGACTGCTCCGGCGTAGGCAGATGGCTGGGTTCGATCTGGCTGTCCATCGGCGCTTTGGTGCGGATCAGCATGATGCTCATGTCGGAGCAGCGGTGTTCCGCGCATTCGGCCAGCGTGCCGTGCCATTCGGCTTCGCCACGGGTGAGGTTTTCCCACACTTCCACCTGCTGGTCGGCCGGGATGCCGTTTTCCAGCAGATAAGCGGCGATATGCCAGGGCATGAAGGAGCGCGCTTCGTCCCAGGGGCAGGGAATCACGATGGCATTGCGCTGGTCTTGCAGCACATGCACCAGGTGGCGCTTGAACGGGCTGAGATCGCCACGGCGGTGGAAGGTGATGAAGGTGGTTTCGTCAAAGCACACCTTGGCGCGCGAGGCCAGCACCTGGGCCGAGGACAGGCCGGGCATGGTTTCCACCGGGTGGCCGCAGGCGCGCTCCACCCGTTCCAGATACTGGAAGCCGCTGAAGTGGATGTCGCCCATGAACACCACCACGCAGTTCTTGCCGGCGTGGTGCAGCTTGGCCACTTCGTCCAGCTGGGCCACCTGGTCGCGGTAGCCCATCTGGATGACCTGGGCGCTGTCCGGAATCAGCGGGCGCACCACGTCGATGACGGCGTTGAAGCCGGCGACGACGTCGGCATGGGCAATGAGGTCGGCCGAGCGGCGTGGCAGGTAGCCAATATCGCCGGGACCGGCACCGATGCAGATAATCATGTGGTTTCCTTTATGCGATCAGACGGCGGCGTCAGCCCAGTCGCGCCTGAATCGTGATGGTCAGTTGTTCGCTGGACAGCTGCTCGCAGGGCAGGTATTCCGCCTGCAAGGCCTCGGCCAGCTGGCGGGCGCGGCCCAGTTTCACATAGTCCTGTTCGGTATCCAGTACCAGTGCCGGAATGGCCGCTGCCGCCAGTTCGCCAGCCAGTTGCAGGCTTTGCTGCCAGGGGTCGGCTTCTTCGCTCAGCGCCACATTGGCACGGCCATCGCTCAGCAGTACCAATAGCGGCATCAGGCCTTGTGCGCCCTGGCGTGCCAGCAGGTCGCCAGCCAGTTGCAGCGCATGCGGCAGGGGTGTACGGCCACCGGTGGGTAGGGCGTGCAGGGCCTGTTCGGCCTGTTCCACCTGGCGGGTGGGCGGCAGTACCAGCTCGGCACTGCGGCCACGGAAGGCGATGACCGCCACCTGATCGCGGCGCTGGTAGGCATCCTGCAGCAGGCTCAGTACCGTGCCCTTGACCTTTTCCATGCGCTGCTGCGCCGCCATGGAGCCGGAAGCATCCACCACCAGCACAATCAGATTGCCCTGTTTGGCTGTTCTCACCTTGTCGTGCAGGTCGGCGCGGGTGACGGAAAATTCGCCGGGATTGCGTTGCAGCGCGTGGCGCAGGGTGGCATCCAGCGCCAGTGCCTGCGGCTGGCTGTTTGGAATGGCGCGCACCGTATGGCCGCGCTGGGCATTGAGCACGCTGCTGCGGCGGCCGCTGGCCTGGCTGTCCGTGCTGCGGCTGGCCAGCCGTATGGTGCCGATATCGCTGGCGGCGGCGCTGGCGAACACCTGTTCGCTGCCGCTGTCCGGGTTTGTTTCGTCCTGATTGTCGTCATCCGGAGTGTCGGCCGGCTGTTCTGACTGCTGTCCGCTGTCTGCGGGCGAGGTATCAGCGGCGGGCGGCGGCGGATTCTGGGCCTGCTGAGTCAGCTCGTCCAGCTTGTCCTGATCCAGCCCGCTTTGTTCGAAAGGCTTGCGGCGGCGGCGGTGCGGCAGCACCAGCATGGCGGCAGTGCGGATGTCTTCGGCGCTCACCTGGGTGCGGCCATCCAGTGCGGCCAGCGCCCGTGCCGCCTTGTGCAGCACGATGTCAGCGCGCAGGCTGGCCACCTCAAATTCGCAGCACAGTTGGCTGATGAAGTCGAACAGCTGATCGCTCACCGTCACAGCGCCCAGCATGGCCTGAGCTTGGCCGATCTGCGCTTGCAAGGCTTGGCCTTCGGCCTGCCAGCGGGCGGAGAAGGCTTGCGGGTCGGCTTCGAAGGCCAGGCGGCGGCGTACTACCTCGCTGCGGATGGCCGCATCACGCGGGGCGGCGACGTCCACCATCAGGCCAAAGCGGTCCAGCAGTTGCGGGCGCAGCTCGCCTTCTTCCTGATTCATGGTGCCGAGCAGGGTGATGCGCGCCGGGTGGCTGATGGACAGGCCCTCGCGCTGCACGGTGTTGACGCCCATGGCGGCCACGTCCAGCAGCACATCCACCAGATGGTCGGCCAGCAGGTTGACTTCGTCGATGTAGAGCAGGCCGCGATGGGCGCTGGCCAGCAGGCCGGGCTTGAAGGCCTGGCGGCCCTGCTTGAGCGCCTGTTCAAAGTCCAGGCTGCCCAGCACGCGGTCTTCACTGGCCCCCAGCGGCAGGTTGACGAAGGGGACGGCGGCATCTTCCGCCGCCGCATGTTCGCCCTGACAGCAGCTGCATTCGGCCAATGGCGAGGCCGGGTCGCAGTTGAAGGCGCAGCCGGGTACACGGCGGATGGGCGGCAAAATGGCCGCCAGCCCGCGCGCGGCGGTGCTCTTGGCACTGCCCTTGTCGCCACGGATCAGCACGCCGCCCAGCGTCGGGTCCACCGCGCACAGCAGCAGCGCCTGTTTCAGTTGTGGCTGGCCGACGATGGCGGCAAAGGGGTAGATCTGTTTCATGGGCGGCCCTGCGGATGTTCGCCACGTGCTTCCAGCATGGCTTCGGTGTTCAGGTGCAGTTGTTGCAGCGCGGCCAGGGTTTCCGGCTTGGGTGCTTGCCATAGCTGGCGTTGGGCCGCTTCCAGCAGGCGTTCGCTGATGGCATTGAGCGCCCACGGGTTGCTGTCGGCAAAGAACTGC is from Aquitalea aquatilis and encodes:
- the cobJ gene encoding precorrin-3B C(17)-methyltransferase — its product is MTGKLYLVSVGPGSRELIPPMVEQALAASDVIVAYDLYLTWIQPWIAGKDIRTLPLTQERDRAQLALAEARAGKTVALISSGDIGIYAMATLAYEDMREDDTFDVQLIPGITSANACASLLGAPLSHDFATLSLSDLLCPWEWIESRARHIAQADLAVVFYNVQSKQRQEGVYRILDIMLEHKRPETLCGIVHNAYREGQTVEIVTLAELRTRQFNMLTSLVIGNRFTRRKRNWMFTPRGYFNWQNTADTVKADTLPSAAAWVFAGTSDGNALARQLAANGQPVIVSTASDYGAELVEASSPGLTSISGRLGVERRRELLQQSQARCIVDATHPYATEMSQQLMALAQELALPYLRYERPSAPDQHPAIHCASMADAAALAMQHGQRIFLATGSKELASFVQAEGAADKQWFVRLAPDPQHLQRAIDLGIPRARLCAMQGPFSQAANETLWRDWQIDCVISKQSGDAGGYSAKAAAAAALDIPFIVVDRPQLDYPVSFADFASLQAALEQLA
- a CDS encoding cobalamin biosynthesis protein, with the translated sequence MSHTAIWTVRESALPLARQLAAALDATVYQPWQRPDDNARQQFAAAFHQHRQWVLLMASGIAVRYLDGLPQSKLTDPAVVVLDEAARFAIPLLSGHEGGANALAYQIARLTAATPAITTATEALKPLTLGIGCRRGKSAEAIELAVLQALAGRSLTEVREVATIDLKADEAGLLEFCARHALPLRVIARADVAARGWTGQPSAWVQQNVGVDGVCEPCALIASPRGRLLVPKMAREGVTVAVVEDGFVSASE
- the cobM gene encoding precorrin-4 C(11)-methyltransferase, which encodes MKVYFIGAGPGAADLITLRGARLLGSCGMVLYAGSLVPTDMLQHCSAEAEILDTAELSLDQQEDCYRRAQAANIDVARLHSGDPAIYGATAEQMRRLEALGIAYEIVPGVSSFTAAAAALGSELTRPAISQSIILTRVSGRASAVPELESIARFAEHRATMCIFLSGQRLKYTVADLLLHYPPDTPVALVRRASWPDQSIHRSTLGKLLEEVKQKDWLLTTLLLVGAALSREGGVESSLYAAGFTHIFRDGSDRKTPRPSKRKPELAAEPEQDPEQQAS
- the cobI gene encoding precorrin-2 C(20)-methyltransferase translates to MSELGHFIGVGVGPGQAGLIPVAALQALQQADIIYLPRARGSEQSVAQQCLAGLPIDSSKFRDVEFIMDPDRSLLADHYAALAASVAAELEQGHSVAYLTIGDSMTYSTYGYLLAALRERLPSLVHTTFPGVTSFAATASALSWPLGEGKERMLILPCPDDMAELAADIASHDIVVLMKIGKRLPDVLALLASLGIAQHCAFARRIGLSDEILCPDVSQLDASASGYLATMLIRRQAREKRHS
- the cbiD gene encoding cobalt-precorrin-5B (C(1))-methyltransferase CbiD, which produces MSHERRVPYDLTVPAPNGLRRGRTTGSCATAAVKAALACLLDGVRASEVDISLPDPDYYLTVPIQAVDLLDQDTARAEVLKDGGDDPDNTHGATIFAEVRRNGSGQLRFIAAEGVGMVTLPGLRIPPGEPAINPVPRQMMQWAVAEVLAGRADPGFDLAIGCVEGGRIAKRTFNPMLGIVGGISILGTSGIVEPMSLAAWMASIEVYIRVALGDLPAAIAFTPGKIGRGYAADVLGLPKKQVVQIANFVGSSLEQAEAILQEQGRVLDTLWVLGHPGKLAKLLDPTVWDTHSGKSAMAMGDVAQLAQELGLSAALAQAIRQANTVENIVQILQGHPQAKAFWMEIEQRVSTRMHSRLPSARRVAVRLFSMDGTPLGEAAGDTHE
- a CDS encoding precorrin-8X methylmutase yields the protein MSTQDYSIVLAGHGSRDPAGIAEFMALVDIMRERAPQRSIYHGFLEFATPTIDQAVAAAIADGANTVVMTPGVLLAATHAKNDMPSELLALQQEHPDTAFHFGAAMDLHPRLLELCRLRIIEAEARSPHTVARGDSCLVVVGRGTTDPDANSEIAKLTRMLEEGMGFGASFVCYSGTARPLVADGLKAASLLGFQRIVVLPYFLFDGVLVKRIYGAVDDLAARCPDIEVLAAPYLGVHEHVAEVFLERAQEGVEGRASMNCSLCKYRVQIIGFEQQVGTPQQGHHGKVRGLLAQPAVAPAAPSWPPYVPHPIEAESMRIIREGRDWSVFPAEQHTALHRLVHTTGDFSSVDELVFSPGAADIGMRALLRCRRIVTDVTMVETGLKRAVLQQLEVETWCGVHDKETYLLAEAHGLTRSAAGIRRAWEKFGNEVIVAIGDAPTAIMELVRLVREHGWRPQLVVGLPVGFVGTRECKDALRGLLQVPRITNSGTRGGSPWAATIVNALMIDAIGHVHQQQQAAQD
- a CDS encoding cobalt-precorrin-7 (C(5))-methyltransferase; amino-acid sequence: MIICIGAGPGDIGYLPRRSADLIAHADVVAGFNAVIDVVRPLIPDSAQVIQMGYRDQVAQLDEVAKLHHAGKNCVVVFMGDIHFSGFQYLERVERACGHPVETMPGLSSAQVLASRAKVCFDETTFITFHRRGDLSPFKRHLVHVLQDQRNAIVIPCPWDEARSFMPWHIAAYLLENGIPADQQVEVWENLTRGEAEWHGTLAECAEHRCSDMSIMLIRTKAPMDSQIEPSHLPTPEQSA
- a CDS encoding putative cobaltochelatase, which translates into the protein MKQIYPFAAIVGQPQLKQALLLCAVDPTLGGVLIRGDKGSAKSTAARGLAAILPPIRRVPGCAFNCDPASPLAECSCCQGEHAAAEDAAVPFVNLPLGASEDRVLGSLDFEQALKQGRQAFKPGLLASAHRGLLYIDEVNLLADHLVDVLLDVAAMGVNTVQREGLSISHPARITLLGTMNQEEGELRPQLLDRFGLMVDVAAPRDAAIRSEVVRRRLAFEADPQAFSARWQAEGQALQAQIGQAQAMLGAVTVSDQLFDFISQLCCEFEVASLRADIVLHKAARALAALDGRTQVSAEDIRTAAMLVLPHRRRRKPFEQSGLDQDKLDELTQQAQNPPPPAADTSPADSGQQSEQPADTPDDDNQDETNPDSGSEQVFASAAASDIGTIRLASRSTDSQASGRRSSVLNAQRGHTVRAIPNSQPQALALDATLRHALQRNPGEFSVTRADLHDKVRTAKQGNLIVLVVDASGSMAAQQRMEKVKGTVLSLLQDAYQRRDQVAVIAFRGRSAELVLPPTRQVEQAEQALHALPTGGRTPLPHALQLAGDLLARQGAQGLMPLLVLLSDGRANVALSEEADPWQQSLQLAGELAAAAIPALVLDTEQDYVKLGRARQLAEALQAEYLPCEQLSSEQLTITIQARLG